The genomic stretch ATAATGTAACCAAAAAATAGTTTTTCTTCTATTAGCTTAACAatttttttactagatctaatacaatacaataaaatacatacaagtcaaattcatatatatgtatacatacataaCATACCGAATACAGTATCATATAGTCATGCTATGTATATAATAAtctatttttaagaaaatcccgCAGCATCGCGTGGAAAATTTACCtagtatatactccctccgtccacgaaagagtcaatttctagagttgtcctaagtcaaactttttaaactttgaccaaatttttagaaaaaaatgctaagatttatagtatcaaattagtattattagattcatcatagaatatattttcatataatgtgcattttatattatagatgttgttactcttttctataaagttagtcaaactttaaaaagtttaactggcacggatcctagaaattgattctttcgtggacggagggagtagagtTAAGCAAGCACAGTCCACAGCAATCTTCTTAGTATTCCACACCAGAAAAAACTTGTGTAAATGAAAAAATGTAGTTGAATTTTCTGCAAATAACAATCACAAGAGGTTACAGTGGTCCTCCTAGGCTGGCACTGCCTACCACAAAACCATCTCCTAGCAGCATAGACAGTTACTGCAAAACAATACCCGCTTCCTCCACCACTGCTCTGATTACAATTACACTTCCAGTTCCAAACTACACCTCACACCCAGCATCAGCAAGAATGTAGGAGAGTACATTCTAAAGACTCCCGCAAAAGATAATAAACTAAGAGAACCAAAACTACACCTTACAGAGTAACACCCTCACAGGCTCATGATCATcaaattccaaaaaaaaattttaaaaaagaagaaagatgagAGAATTAGTgattaccaaaaaaaaaagggccATACGACATCTGGTCAGTCAAGCAGAGCTGATTAGCTTAGCTCCACGGGCAGGCTAATGTACACCATCTACTACCAGACCCCGCTATATTAATCTACGCTGGCGGAACCCTTTGCTAAAATGAGGCTGCATCAACTTCACATACAAGCCATTCAACTGCACCAACGAATCATGACTTCCCTGCTCGACAATCCTACCACCATTTAACACAACGATGCTATCCACATGCTTCATCATCGCTGCCCTGTGCGCGATCAAAATCGTTGTTTTGTTCCCCATGATCAAAgtgtcaagggcttcctggaCCACCCTACTCGACTCAGATTCGATAGCTGAGCTGGCTTCGTCAAGCAGCAAAATGGGCGCATTCTTTAACACCACACGAGCAATGGCAATGCGCTGCTTCTGCCCAGGAGTCAAATCCACCCCACGCATTCCCACATGTGTATCATAACCATGAGGCAGGCTACTGATGAAGTGATGGGCATTCGCGATCCTGGCAGCTTCTTTCATCTCAGATTCAGTTGCATTGTGCCTTGCATATATTATGTTTTCTCTTATGGTTGTTGAAAATATAACAGGATCCTGAGGAACCAACCCCATGTGGCTCCGCAGCCATctcaagttgaacaacttcaaaTCACGGCCATCCAACAAAACTTGCCCAGCAGTTGGATCATAGAACCTCTCAATCAAAGAAATTATCGTGCTCTTCCCGGATCCTGATACACCTACTACAGCAACAGTTTGTCCTCCATTCACTCTGAGGCTAAAATTACTCAAAACCATCATCTCAGGGCGTGTAGGGTAGCAAAAATCAACACTCCTGAATTCAATGCTCCCATACACGTTAGGGGGTTTCAGGCCGCTGGCATCATCTGGATCAATCTTGGGTACGCGATCAATAATTTCAAATACTGAGGTCAGGGATTTCCGGCGTTTCAGTATATAAGGGGCAAGGCCAAATGGTTCCACCAGTGCGAAAGACGCAAAAGAGAAGACAATGTACTCCTTGACAGCGGTTACGAGACTGAGATGTCCATCCTTCACAGCAGCGGCTGTATACCACAACAGAAGTGCATTGCATGCGAAAAGAAGGAACTGAGAGAAGCCAAAGGCAAAACCAATGCCCATCCCATGAATAAAGCTTTTCTTGAGAATATTACCAAGCTGCAATCTATAAAGTTCCATTATTTTGTTACCAGCACAAAATGCCACCACAGTATAGATATTCCTCACGGCATCTTCAAGAACCAAAGAAGCTTTCCTGTGCATCTCCTGAATTCCTCTGGAAAAGCCAGAAAGCCACATTTTCTGCAGAAGAGCACCCAAGTGTGAGCCCAATTAAGCAGTTCGACAAGGAGGTTTACTAAGCTTTTTGAAACAGGTATTAAAATAACTGCATGCTATCAAATATCTTTCAGTTTCATAGAGACTAGAAGTCTCACTTTCTTCAAAGTTATTAGAAGCACAAAAGGTACTGTCAGACCTGTCACAGTGACCTTAGCCCAGCCTATCTGTAACTGCAAGATTAAGTTTTGGTGATGCTATTCAAAGGATTGATAAGGCAAATTGAAGGATTGATAAGGCCAAAAGAAAGGGGTTTAATAGTGCTGTGATTTTGGGTGCTTGGATTCTGTGGATTCGAAGGAACAAGTGTGTCTCTAATGGCGCCTCTCCTTCTCTCACCGATGTTCAGTACTACTTCCAGGAGGAGATGAGAATCTGGTGCTTTGCTGGAGCCCGAAATCTTCTAGAGTTGGGCTTAGGTCAGGCTACAGGACTAGTTTAATTAGTCCAGGTCAGAGGTCGGGTAGTTTTTTCATTTCTGTTTCAGGATTTTTTAACTCGATGTACAACAACCCTTCCGATGGGAAGGTTGTTTGTAAGGGACCGTAATTTCTTCTCTCTACAATATAAAGATGTGCAGCTCTCCTgcatgttcgagaaaaaaaaaagtttcgaTGATATTCCGCATTAAGTTCCATAACTGCATACTTCAAaacttagagagagagagagagagagtcatAATAAAATACATCCATACAGGTAAGGAAAGGCTTACTTCCATATAATAGACCTTAATATGTTGAGGAAGCATGGTAAAATCATGTTGGATGTTGAAATGGATGAGAACTAACCTGTGCAACCGCAGAAACGATAAGGATCGGTAACGTTGCCAATGCAACAAGAGCAACACGCCATTGTAGTAACATACCAAGAAGAAGTGCAACAAGAAtggccgatgtatcctgaatgAATATAGAAAGTCTGTTACTGAAAGCAGCGCGGACAAATGTTGCATCATTTGCAAGTCTCATCGATAATATGTCTGCACTATTTTCTTCGTCATCAAACCAACCAACTTCGTTGCGCAGAATTGCTGGAATACAGTAAACAGGATGTGAGAAATCTGATAATTCAACATCAGTTTTACTATAATAGTATAATCTATACATAATAGAACTTAGCAGCATTATGTGTTGTGTTAGATACTCATGAATATGTGCTTTATTTACGGATGTTGAACTAGATAGTTTATAAGAGGTGAGGTTGCACCATCAACTATGGGACTACATAGAAAGGAAAAGACAGTCATACCTGAAAACATCATCCTTCTGACACGCTCGGTCATTTTCTCTCCCATTATACCGAAGTAGAAGTGCTGCAAAAAGTTGGCTAGTACAGTAATTATACCCATGCCAACAATGAATGAGCAGTACTTATTCACTTCAGCATGTACATCACGGACCCCTATTTTGTAGTAGGCCACTACTATTAGAGATATTGTATAAGCAAGAAGAGGATTAAATGAACCAAAACAAGCAGCCCCAGCACTTCCTAACAAAGCATAAAAATATTCTGCAAGACTAAGCTCTGCAAGCCTCCAAAAAGATGGTGCTTTTGTGTGCTGCTGCTTGGAATCGTCAGCATGAAAACTATCAAATATGTCGAGAGGTCGGCTGAAAGTTTTTGAGTGGGAGCGCTCATTTTTTGGATCAGAAGTCAATAATGGAGATATTGGAGATTCTGGGTCTGATGTATTTGAGGACTGTCGGTGCAGCGGGACATCTATTTTGGGGAGATCAGGCAATTTCATTTCAAAACTGTCCTGCCTTTTGATGGATGGAGCTCTCTCAGAAGCAACCATTGGTAGTCTGGCTTCTGCCATTTGCTCTGAAGGGGGGCTTTGAATATTTGGTGATTCGCGTGAGTTATGATTGGCATCTGAAGTTCGGAATGTGAGAAAACCATGTGTTTTCTGAAGTGATGGCGATTTTGACATCTTTGGAGAAGATGATTCTTGAAAGCTGTGACTTGCTGACGAATCCCTTTCAATTTGGAAGGAGCTTGGCTCTTTATAATTTCTTATTGGTGTTCTGAAACAGTTCAGGAGGGAAAATTGTCTCAATTAGCCCAGAAAAAACTTAGGTCCCATGAGTAAAACAAAGTATTAATTCCCATTTAATGTAGCTATGTAAAAGAGGTGCATCTAAAGAAATTACATTGAAGCCAACATAAAATAGCATAATAATAGTTAAAGTGGCCCTAACTGTGCAATTTATGAATATATAAATTAGAAGCTGAGAGCACTTTTACAAACTTTATTGACCATTTAGGCATAATGCTTCAAACAAAGAACTCAAC from Sorghum bicolor cultivar BTx623 chromosome 3, Sorghum_bicolor_NCBIv3, whole genome shotgun sequence encodes the following:
- the LOC8074144 gene encoding ABC transporter B family member 20, translated to MVSRGLFGWSPPHVQPLTPVSETSEPPESPSPYAADLGLGGDGAPPPDDDAQPPLDDADDDPDPPPAAVPFKRLFACADRIDWALMVAGSLAAAAHGVALVVYLHLFGKAINSLHAHGRHTHDLFHNINQHALYFLYIAIGVFFAGWIEVSCWILTGERQTAVIRSKYVQVLLNQDMSFFDTYGNNGDIVSQVLSDVLLIQSALSEKVGNYIHNMATFFGGLVIGLVNCWQIALLTLATGPFIVAAGGISNIFLHRLAENIQDAYGEAASIAEQAILYIRTLYSFTNETLAKYSYATSLQATLRYGILISLVQGLGLGFTYGLAICSCALQLWVGRFLISHGRANGGEVVVALFAIILSGLGLNQAATNFYSFEQGRIAAYRLYEMISRSTSTVNQDGRTLSSVQGNIEFRNVYFSYLSRPEIPILSGFYLTVPARKTVALVGRNGSGKSSIIPLMERFYDPTLGEVLLDGENIKNLKLEWLRSQIGLVTQEPALLSLSIMENIAYGRSATTDQIEEAAKTAHVHAFISSLEKGYETQVGRAGLSLTEEQKIKLSIARAVLSNPSILLLDEVTGALDFEAEKAVQEALDILMLGRSTIIIARRLSLIRNADYIAVMEEGQLVEMGTHEELLNLDGLYAELLRCEEAAKLPKRTPIRNYKEPSSFQIERDSSASHSFQESSSPKMSKSPSLQKTHGFLTFRTSDANHNSRESPNIQSPPSEQMAEARLPMVASERAPSIKRQDSFEMKLPDLPKIDVPLHRQSSNTSDPESPISPLLTSDPKNERSHSKTFSRPLDIFDSFHADDSKQQHTKAPSFWRLAELSLAEYFYALLGSAGAACFGSFNPLLAYTISLIVVAYYKIGVRDVHAEVNKYCSFIVGMGIITVLANFLQHFYFGIMGEKMTERVRRMMFSAILRNEVGWFDDEENSADILSMRLANDATFVRAAFSNRLSIFIQDTSAILVALLLGMLLQWRVALVALATLPILIVSAVAQKMWLSGFSRGIQEMHRKASLVLEDAVRNIYTVVAFCAGNKIMELYRLQLGNILKKSFIHGMGIGFAFGFSQFLLFACNALLLWYTAAAVKDGHLSLVTAVKEYIVFSFASFALVEPFGLAPYILKRRKSLTSVFEIIDRVPKIDPDDASGLKPPNVYGSIEFRSVDFCYPTRPEMMVLSNFSLRVNGGQTVAVVGVSGSGKSTIISLIERFYDPTAGQVLLDGRDLKLFNLRWLRSHMGLVPQDPVIFSTTIRENIIYARHNATESEMKEAARIANAHHFISSLPHGYDTHVGMRGVDLTPGQKQRIAIARVVLKNAPILLLDEASSAIESESSRVVQEALDTLIMGNKTTILIAHRAAMMKHVDSIVVLNGGRIVEQGSHDSLVQLNGLYVKLMQPHFSKGFRQRRLI